CATGTTGCCGGATTTAAATTATATgctcttgttgttgatgtggttAATACCTTTTACACACATTTCATGCACACTGTGTCCAACATCATGCACCATTCTggattaatttttgtatataggTGTGAAATCGGATAATTCAAATGAGGATATCGTCCTGGTTAAACAGAGCTTGTCTTCTGCCTATAAGTGTCGCCTTGATGACAAACTTAAGGTCGAGCTTCAAGAAACAGACATTAATGAAAGCCACGATACCTTGGAGGACAAGCAAATTGAGAGGTGGTCTACAACTTGGTGGCAAcagttttccattttatttagaagaGGGGTCAAGGAAAGAAAGCACAAATCATTCTCCGGCCTCAATATTGTTGAGGTCGTGGTGATAGCTTTTCTCTCGGGACTGCTATGGTGGCATACCGATGTTCACCACCTTCAAGATCGGGTAACAAATCTTTATATTCATTCTGCACAAATGGGAGatctaaaggaaacgagtttgaTTTGGCATAGTTTTGGAAGACTCGAGTTTTGGATCTGAATAAAGAAAGGAACATGATAAACTTATTTTCTATTAACAACTTATATACAACTATTGTATACaactattaaaagaataatattattttaaagtttattttgactttattgaagatttgatgtgtttaaatataataaaaaatatattcttatatttaaaattatttataagttataaataggTAGGTGGTGTATCATTACCCATTAAAAATAATGGATGAAATTATGTAGCCTGCTGAAAACCTTTAACATGCACAGACAAGTAGACTAGCCGAAAGAATAATGTTTTCGAAACATTACATTCTGACAACGTACTGGAATAATTCTGCTTAAACTTTGCATGCACAGATTGGGCTGCTCTTCTTCCAATCTGGATTTTGGGGCTTCTTTCCACTGTTTCAAGCCATTTTCACCTTCCCCGAGGAGCGGTTGATGCTCGAAAAGGAACGTTCTTCGGGAATGTACAGGCTCTCATCATACTTCATTGCAAGCACAGCAGGAGACCTTCCTATGGAGCTTGTCCTTCCCACCCTATACGTCACCATCGCCTACTGGATGGCAGGACTCGATCCTAGCGCCGAACACTTTTTGCTCACCCTGTTTGTCCAGCTATACAGCGTGCTAGTATCTCAAGGCTTAGGTCTCGCCCTTGGTGCTTCCTTAATGGACCAGAAATCCGCCACTACTCTTGGATCAGTCATAATGTTGTTATTCATGCTTGCCGGCGGATACTATGTTCAGCACGTGCCTCCCTTCATAGCGTGGATCAAATACCTTTCCATCAACTATTACACGTACAAGCTCTTGTTAAGCTCTCAATACAGTCCTAGCGATACGTATCCTTGTGCTGCTTCTGTTGGGTATTGCTTGGTTGGGGAGTATCCGGCTATAAAGCAAGTAGGGCTAAACAGGCAAGCCTTCGCGTATGTTGCCTTGACCATCATGCTCATAGTTTACCGGCTCATTGCTTATATTGCCCTGATGAGGATTGGCGTGACAAAGAAAGTGAAGTAAGGTAGGAATTCTTTTTCTCCTTATAAGCGAAACTAGTATTCTTTTTCCTGTCTACATATATAGAGTTGATAAATTGGACTTCCATAGATGGCCCATGATGCCTAGCTTATTAACATATTAGCCATATAAATCGGCTCGATCTGCTTTAGGCCTCACAACGTACGTACGTGCATTATCACTTTATAAAATGCTGGTTATTGGAAAAGCCCATAGGATTAGTACAGTAATCTGTTAATAAATATTTGTGGTGACCTCTTGGTATGCTAATACATGAGTTtgatactattttattactaaagaaaatactataGAGTATGCATGAATTCATGGGGCCGGCCCATTTATGTCTTATTGCATGTACTTCATTAACCTTTGAATTAGAATCTAGATTGTAATTTGCAAAGAATCATGAATTCAAAGGAATTGAAGAGCCGCCAAGCATAATGACGAAGCAACCTTTTCATGatcttttcttaattataaCTATTCAGTTTGATTGTTATCGGAATCTCTTCCCACAGGATGCttcaatgaaaaagaataaTGGGTGCATGGGTGctgaaaatgctctaaattttatattgaagataatatcaaatccttTTCGTCGTGTTTGGTTGTTATCATAAGCTTTTCCCGAAAGATGCTtcattaaagaaagaagatgatCAATGGGTGCTAAAAATTCTCTAACTTTGTTGAAGATAATATAAAatcaagaatttaattaatatgatcTTTATCCTGATttcatttgattttataattatcaaatcaacttaattgattttcataaaaataaaacaaaataatattaaattaaaatgatttgatAATTGTGAAAATCAAATTAAGATAATGTCACCTTCCTTTCTTGATCACTTTCCTTGCTTCAACTAGTTAATATATGGGAATCGGATAGACATGATGATGCTCTGTAAACCTAGCTGTAAATTAGGCACGTGCTGTTGTAGTTGTTCATGCAATGTATTTCTGGTtcaatgttttaaagaaaaagttgttttattttcccTCGTCaactttgtaaaatattattctgcaactatatatatatccagAGTTTGACCAGTTCTCGGCCGGCAATTAACCCATGCCGGGCCCTAGCTAGCAAATTCTGAATTTGCTATTCAGTGATCAAAAGTTCCCTCTTACTTTGAAACGAATCCTGACATCCTAGCCAATTTTAAACAACAAACCAGTCTTACCAAAAACTATAGTAAATGATCAAGAACTGATGCAATTAAGGGTACTCCTTGAAAAACAATGAACGTGGTctcattaaaaatataacaGATTAATGGTCAAGATCTGAAAAGCTAATTTCGATTGTTTTTAATGTTTCTtcgcgcatatatatatatatatatatatataaaaataatttgatcaCTTTTCATTGGTCCCTCCCTAACCCCCCGACTTTAAATGCAGCGAAAGAGCTCAGAAGCCACAGGAAATTCCCACAAAGCTCGTCATCATATTTAAGGTCGTTGTTCAAAACCTTAGAAAATTAAAGGCTGCGCTGCCATTAAAACAAGTCTAAACTCTTATGTTCATAGTCAAGCCCAATCTGAAAACTCTGGGGCTGTTCACACACACTATGTTTTTGGGATTCGCACATTTGTTGGGCGCCGAATGTTTGtcgaaattaaaagaaaaaggccGGAAACCCTATAAAAATTTAGAATGCATGCCATGAATTAACTATGggattaatcaattaaaaaatgttagaaggattaaaaaaactcaaaatgcaTGCTGATTTTGTATGCACACGGGTTTAGCGCGCCGCTCaaagaaagaggagaaaaaggcaGTCAAgcagccatgcatgcatgtggaaATATTTATGATCAACTAGCCGCAATTCCATTGCATTTCGTTACGATCGACGAAAAACAATTATCATCTTTTATTAAACTAATGATTATAGgtaagaaaatttatattttctgaCTAACTTCACATTATAACCAATTTCAAAATCTAGGATATATATGCACGTGATCATGATCATTAACaagaacttaaaaataaattaaatttat
This Carya illinoinensis cultivar Pawnee chromosome 11, C.illinoinensisPawnee_v1, whole genome shotgun sequence DNA region includes the following protein-coding sequences:
- the LOC122281878 gene encoding ABC transporter G family member 9 isoform X3, whose amino-acid sequence is MAGIDAETTNNTDLEAPAIFKRANRPVALKFVDVVYKTRSRKRGLIPQKKAKFEEKMILKGITGMVQPGEILAMLGPSGSGKTTLLTALGGRLGGRLGGSITYNGKPFSSALKRNTGFVTQDDVLYPHLTVTETLVFTSLLRLPNNFTKEEKVQHAEAVITELGLSKCKNSIIGGQFLRGVSGGERKRVSIGQEMLINPSLLLLDEPTSGLDSTTAQKIVSTLWELAKGGRTIVMTIHQPSSKLFYMFDKISLLSEGNPLYFGRGSEAIEYFSSIGYSPSVAMNPADFLLDLANGVKSDNSNEDIVLVKQSLSSAYKCRLDDKLKVELQETDINESHDTLEDKQIERWSTTWWQQFSILFRRGVKERKHKSFSGLNIVEVVVIAFLSGLLWWHTDVHHLQDRIGLLFFQSGFWGFFPLFQAIFTFPEERLMLEKERSSGMYRLSSYFIASTAGDLPMELVLPTLYVTIAYWMAGLDPSAEHFLLTLFVQLYSVLVSQGLGLALGASLMDQKSATTLGSVIMLLFMLAGGYYVQHVPPFIAWIKYLSINYYTYKLLLSSQYSPSDTYPCAASVGYCLVGEYPAIKQVGLNRQAFAYVALTIMLIVYRLIAYIALMRIGVTKKVK